atgctgtctgtctctgcatcttctctgCTGTTACTCTGTGCTTCTTCTTGTTCTGTCTGTCGGCTTCATTTTTTAATAAAGTAGTATTATGTTAGATGAGTGTGTTGGGGGCAACTCGCCCCTCCCCTACTAGGGGGTAACTGGCCCCTGGGGGCTAGTTACCCCTTTATGCTAATGCATTTATTTCTTCCTGTCATTTAGACAATGACTAGCCCAGTTAGTGCTACTTcatgctaacttgctagctagcatCTTCACTAGCAGTAAATGATAGTTAGCTAGATTAAGTTGCTAGGTGTACTAGCTAGAAACCTTACTACCGGATCGTCTGAGGTAAAATACATAAATGTTGTAAATGTTTCCACTGGTGACTGATATCTTTACAGTTAATGTAACTTTATAGCCTTTTAGCTATTTTACAGAGCATTTTATGTTATATAGCATACACAACTGTccttacttccggcgccgacagagatggccgcctcgcttcgcgttcctaggaaactatgcagttttttgtttttttacgtgttatttcttacattagtaccccaggtcatcttaggtttcattacatacagtcgagaagaactactgaatataagatcagcatcaactcaccatcagtacgaccaagaatatgtttttcgcgacgcggatcctgtgttctgccttacaaacaggacaacggagtggatcctatgcagcgacccaaaaaaacgactccgaaagagagggaaacgaggcggtcttctggtcagactccggagacgggcacagcgcgcaccactccctagcattcttcttgccaatgtccagtctcttgacaacaaggttgatgaaatccgagcaagggtagcattccagagggacatcagagactgtaacgttctttgcttcacggaaacgtggcttactggagagacgcaatccgaagcggtgcagccaacaggtttctccacgcatcgcgcagacaggaaaaaacatctttctggtaaaaagaggggcgggggcgtatgccttatgactaacgtgacatggtgcgatgaaagaaacatacaggaactcaaatccttctgttcacctgatttagaattcctcacaatcaaatgtagaccgcattatctaccaagagaattctcttcgattataatcacagccgtatatatccccccccaagcagacacatcgatggctctgaacgaactttatttaactctctgcaaactggaaacaatttatccggaggctgcattcattgtagctggggattttaacaaggctaatctgaaaacaagactccccaaattttatcagcatatcgattgcgcaaccaggggaggaaagaccttggaccattgttactctaacttccgcgacgcatataaggccctgccccgcccccctttcggaaaagctgaccacgactccattttgttgatccctgcctacagacagaaactaaaacaagaggctcccacgctgaggtctgtccaacgctggtccgaccaagctgactccacactccaagactgcttccatcacgtggactgggagatgtttcgtattgcgtcagataacaacattgacgaatacgctgattcggtgtgcgagttcattagaacgtgcgttgaagatgtcgttcccatagcaacgattaaaacattccctaaccagaaaccgtggattgatggcagcattcgtgtgaaactgaaagcgcgaaccactgcttttaatcagggcaaggtgtctggtaacatgaccgaatacaaacagtgcagctattccctccgcaaggctatcaaacaagctaagcgccagtacagagacaaagtagaatctcaattcaacggctcagacacaagaggcatgtggcagggtctacagtcaatcacggactacaggaagaaacccagcccagtcacggaccaggatgtcttgctcccaggcagactaaataacttttttgcccgctttgaggacaatacagtgccactgacacggcctgcaacgaaaacatgcggtctctccttcactgcagccgaggtgagtaagacatttaaacgtgttaaccctcgcaaggctgcaggcccagatggcatccccagccgcgccctcagagcatgcgcagaccagctggccggtgtgtttacggacatattcaatcaatccctataccagtctgctgttcccacatgcttcaagagggccaccattgttcctgttcccaagaaagctaaggtaactgagctaaatgactaccgccccgtagcactcacatccgtcatcatgaagtgctttgagagactagtcaaggaccatatcacctccaccctacctgacaccctagacccactccaatttgcttaccgcccaaataggtccacagacgatgcaatctcaaccacactgcacactgccctaacccatctggacaagaggaatacctatgtgagaatgctgttcatcgactacagctcggcattcaacaccatagtaccctccaagctcgtcatcaagctcgagaccctgggtctcgaccccgccctgtgcaactgggtactggccttcctgacgagccgcccccaggtggtgagggtaggcaacaacatctcctccccgctgatcctcaacactggggccccacaaggttgcgttctgagccctctcctgtactccctgttcacccacgactgcgtggccacgcacgcctccaactcaatcatcaagtttgcggacgacacaacagtggtaggcttgattaccaacaacgatgagacggcctacagggaggaggtgagggccctcggagtgtggtgtcaggaaaacaacctcacactcaacgtcaacaaaactaaggagatgattgtggacttcaggaaacagcagagggaacacccccctatccacatcgatggaacagtagtggagagggtagcaagttttaagttcctcggcatacacatcacagacaaactgaattggtccactcacacagacagcatcgtgaagaaggcgcagcagcgcctcttcaacctcaggaggctgaagaaattcggcttgtcaccaaaagcactcacaaacttctacagatgcacaatcgagagcatcctggcgggctgtatcaccgcctggtatggcaactgcaccgccctcaaccgtaaggctctccagagggtagtgaggtctgcacaacgcatcaccgggggcaaactacctgccctccaggacacctacaccacccgatgtcacaggaaggccataaagatcatcaaggacatcaaccacccgagccactgcctgttcaccccgctatcatccagaaggcgaggtcagtacaggtgcatcaaagctgggaccgagagactgaaaaacagcttctatctcaaggccatcagactgttaaacagccaccactaacactgagtggctgctgccaacacactgacactgactcaactccagccactttaataatgggaattgatgggaaatgatgtaaatatatcactagccactttaaacaatgctaccttatataaatgttacttaccctacattattcatctcatacgcatacgtatatactgtactctatatcatcgacggtatccttatgtaatacatgtatcactagccactttatactatactatgccactttgtttacatactcatctcatttgtacatactgtacccgataccatctactgtatcttgcctatgctgctctgtaccatcactcattcatatatccttatgtacatattctttatccccttacactgtgtacaagacagtagttttggaattgttagttagattacttgttattactgcattgtcggaactagaagcacaagcatttcgctacactcgcattaacatctgctaaccatgtgtatgtgacaaataaatttgatttgatttgagctagaTATCTACGTTTTTAAGAGAGAGCTTTTCAATTGGCATCTCCCCCCCTGTTTTCAGTCACAGGTGGGGACTGGATTAGGTGTAAGCAGTGCAGGAGGTGTGCTCATTAGTTGTGCTCCAATTTGACTGGGGATAGCTTTATTTGTGATTTACAGGTACAAATTAGATTTGTGCAATAGCAGAGAGTTCCCACATCAATTTTACACTGAGTTAGTTCATTTATTGTTATTAAATGTTATATTCCAATGTTATTATTTATATTCCACTccaatattatatatattttttaatgaattaaaAACAACTTGTATGTATGGGAAAGgaacaacaaataaataaaaaaatggataTGCAGGTGAGTTAAAAAGAGGGACTTTACATCAAATCTCTTCATAGTGCGGATATTAATGCTGACATGTGCAACACCATTCCCCCCATATTTTATTTAAATCATTATTAAAAATAGACAAGTAGACTttaagtattacttactaaagAATTTCTAAATAAAACTGACTAAATGGATTTTAACAGACTTGTGTGAAACCCTATGCCATATCTATACAGAATGCAAAtggcaataaataaatattgttaAATTATTATCAATACTAACTTTTCATAATATTATAGTCTATAGTGTACAATATATGTATACTTCAGACCATTTGTTTCCAAATATTGTATGAGAAGACTATGCTATTCTGTCTTTTTCACCATAAATCACTGTTGTTCCAATTTTACAgaagaaatacaaataaatatttttaagaGGTAGGCTAATTTAGTACCTATTAAGTGCAGTCCGGACTTTTCACATATTTTATCCAATATTTGTCTgtcttataaaaaaacatttgtaaGTAAAGTCAGTAAACTTCACAAGAGATGAATCTTACATTTTATCTCCATTTGTCTTACAAGAATTAGGGGGGGCTTGCTCATTAAAGCATCCGGCCCCAGTGAAACAGTCACGGGGCAGGGCATGAAGTTGAAGTTAATGCACTTTACTGTTTGACCAAATCGTGGTTTTAGCTGCCAAAAAAATGGCACGTTTTAAGTGAGGTGACAATGTAGAATGTGCTCTTTCTAAGTTTATAGGCACATTTTCAATTTTTTTACGATCCATGAACTTGGCTGTAATTGATGAGTCGGAGCAGGAATCTTTGTGCATGCCGCAGTTAAATTTGAATGTGAGTTTGCGTGACCTCACCTCAGCCTATCAGAAAACAGGGGGTAGGGCTGCTAATTATTTGATCAGGCAAATAATCATTATAGATTAATATAACAGAGAAATTGCGCAAAAATCTAAAATGAGAAACTTAACAGACCCATTTGTATATAAACAAATATTTTTGTGTGTCAATTTCAACCAGCCCACCGAACTAAGAAATGGTCCAGCCTATCTGGCATTTTCCTGAATTGCCAGATGACCAATCCGCCGCTGGAGAGACAGATAAACCATGTGATTCTAAGTTTAGCACAAAAATCATCTAACGACACACTTAGCTGTTCTATGAGGGGTCtaaggcaggtgttagattacgaGCGTTTTCAAGTGCAACATTAATATAAATAGTTTTGGGGAACAACGCAGAGATTTAATGATGCTCCTACAAAGGTTCCAATGATGAACTTAGCCAtaaaatgcttttgggaaacccgGGCAAAAACTCTTAATTGCATATGCGACCAAATTGGTCACACTTTAAGCCTAttaaaatataaatacagtataggcTTCATAGACCTATATATTTCAATGATATTGGAATCCATTTCATGttcattaaattaaattaaatttagCTTTTGTATGCTACTTTCTGTAATTTCTGAACTGCATCTGAGGTTTACTTGTTTGGTGACCTAGGTCTTGTTCGTTAGGGCACACCGtaacaaaatgttttgcaatggaaaCGAAAACAAGTGTTTCAGGGGTGTATTTATTAGTCGggttctgttgcaaaacattttgcaacggaaaCCTTTTACTCCAAACCAAAGGAGGTTGGTGCTTAATTTAGGTGGACGGGTTTgaggtaatggctggagcggaataggtggaatggtatcaaatacattaaacacatggtctccatgtgtttgatgccattccatttgctctgttccagccattacctCAGGTTTCCGTTATGAGccgtcttcccctcagcagcctccactgctccaAACGTTGAGTTCCATtttgttcttaaatggaagttgtAGTTCAGTCATGTCTCTCTTAAAAAAAATAAGTGTCTGCAAGAAGTTGGACGGAACCATGTGGACTTCACTCCACTTTAGAGCTTGGAAGAATTTGTCATTCATAGATGTGCAGCTCATGTCAAATACTTAGCATACTATTCAGATTGAAATGGCAACGCGTGGAAACCATAACATTAAAATACACTACAACTTCCGTTTATGAACCCAGCAGCTTTTACATCATGTTGAAGAGCGTCTGGAGTAAATTATttatgttgcaaaacgtttttcaacactatccaactaatgaatacacccctggtagtccctccttgtttcattgttttcttctgtttggtgccaaATGAACACGACCCGGTTGACATGTATCCATCCACAGTCACACAGTTAAATGATGATGATTAGGATGAACTCTAGACTCTAACAGCTCACTGTCTGCCTCACTCTGCAGATCAGTGAGTATCAGCAGAAATGGAAGACGGGACTCTACTGCAGAACATGCGCCAAGCGCCCAAACCAAGTACTCCTGTGCTTGGTATGCTACCCTACATACAGTTTTCAAGCCGTGTTTTTAAACTGTGTTTTTGTGTTGTCTTATATGTGAATgtatgggtgtatgtgtgtgggtgttagCAGTTTTTTTCATAGTTCCTCTGTGCCATTATATGTGATCACATGTTTTATCTGATGCAACTGTAGTCTTATTTTCTCTGCCTGGTGTTTTGAGGTAGCTTGTTGATAAGTGGCTAGCCACTGTACACCACTGAAAGGAATaatacacaaaaaaactatatttttggtatttttttcattaatccACAGTAGGTACAGTTCtacatgttttgcatgtcaggattcaagttttcaagatatagatAGGCCTTTCAAAAAGCTAATTGTAACTTGCCACATCATCATGAATGCAGAAACATTGAAAGATAACTTGTGATTGTCTGCCGTGTTCCTCTGTGCCTTCAGTCATATCCAAACTCATCATGACTGCCTTGCCAGTCGCCCAGATCGCAATAGGTATGTATCATATACTATTAATTACAATAATTTTTATTATCACACGCAGATGTAATGTTAGTTACACCTTTGTTTAGCCTACTTTCTGACACCCATACACCTTCTTCTCCCTACTAGGTGGCATGTTCCTGGAGAACTGCCCCCAGCAGCGCTATATCCCCATCTACCTGGTGGTGACGGGGGTGTTTGCCCTGGCCCTGGCTGTCCTGTCCTGCCTACCCTGCACCAGGGAGCAGGATGAGGGGGAGCAGCAGAGCCCTCTCAGCAGCCTTTGTACCGCCTGGAACTCTCTAGTGTCACTATTCCTCTTCTGCTGGTTCATAGCGGGTGAGAAAAGATAATGAGAGTGGTTGTAAATGTTGTGAACAACAGTGAGATGTAAAAAGGGAAGTTGTAGGTTCTTAAAGGGCTATTGCTCTTACTGATTTGGCATTGTTTTAGATTTGGTtcattaatgcaaccgctgtgtcagatttcaaaagaactttacggaaaaagcaaaccatgaaataacctgagtacagcgttcagacaacaatgcagccaaaaagatatccgccatattgggtagtcaacacttacctttgatgatcttcatcataatgcactcccaggaatcgcagttccacaatgtccatcatttatgtccaaatagcttattttgttagggcgtttggtaaacaaattcaaaagcgcgttcaggtccagccgaacttcggacgaaaagttcaaaaagttcagttacagcccgtagaaacttgtcaaacgatgtatggaatcaatctttaggatgtttttagcatatacagtgccttgcgaaagtattcggcccccttgaactttgcgactttttgccacatttcaggcttcaaacataaagatataaaactgtattttttgtgaagaatcaacaacaggtgggacacaatcatgaagtggaacgacatttattggatatttcaaacttttttaacaaatcaaaaactgaaaaattgggcgtgcaaaattattcagcccctttactttcagtgcagcaaactctctccagaagttcagtgaggatctctgaatgatccaatgttgacctaaatgactaatgatgataaatacaatccacctgtgtgtaatcaagtctccgtataaatgcacctgcactgtgatagtctcagaggtccgttaaaagcgcagagagcatcatgaagaacaaggaacacaccgggcaggtccgagatactgttgtgaagaagtttaaagccggatttggatacaaaaagatttcccaagctttaaacatcccaaggagcactgtgcaagcgataatattgaaatggaaggagtatcagaccactgcaaatctaccaagacctggccgtccctctaaactttcagctcatacaaggagaagactgatcagagatgcagccaagaggcccatgatcactctggatgaactgcagagatctacagctgaggtgggagactctgtccataggacaacaatctgtcgtatattgcacaaatctggcctttatggaagagtggcaagacgaaagccatttcttaaagatatccataaaaagtgttgtttaaagtttgccacaagccacctgggagacacaccaaacatgtggaagaaggtgctctggtcagatgaaaccaaaattgaactttttggcaacaatgcaaaacg
Above is a genomic segment from Oncorhynchus clarkii lewisi isolate Uvic-CL-2024 chromosome 33, UVic_Ocla_1.0, whole genome shotgun sequence containing:
- the LOC139393256 gene encoding transmembrane protein 272-like codes for the protein MEDGTLLQNMRQAPKPSTPVLVISKLIMTALPVAQIAIGGMFLENCPQQRYIPIYLVVTGVFALALAVLSCLPCTREQDEGEQQSPLSSLCTAWNSLVSLFLFCWFIAGNVWIYSIFPANYNEEEALHCNKTLYLFAFWTTTLVYIFLGMLMVGGCCVLVCMCLCGGRGLGSNNADV